In Flavobacterium okayamense, a single window of DNA contains:
- a CDS encoding DUF2061 domain-containing protein yields the protein MPKVSPIRHILKAITWRVIGTLDTMFLSWLITGNAMLGLKVGLAELVTKMILYYIHERIWYRVDLTKFGAKSDSRKRHIFKTISWRVVGSIDTFVLGWVITGNPFTGAKISVFEIVTKMILYYLHERVWYRIKFGVSREDEY from the coding sequence ATGCCTAAGGTATCACCAATCCGACATATTTTAAAAGCTATCACTTGGCGAGTAATTGGAACATTAGATACAATGTTTCTTTCCTGGTTAATTACGGGAAATGCAATGTTGGGTTTGAAAGTTGGATTAGCCGAATTAGTTACTAAGATGATTTTATATTACATTCATGAAAGAATTTGGTATAGAGTCGATTTAACTAAGTTTGGAGCAAAATCAGATAGTAGAAAAAGACATATTTTTAAAACAATTTCGTGGCGAGTGGTTGGTTCTATTGATACTTTTGTTTTAGGTTGGGTAATTACAGGAAATCCATTTACTGGTGCAAAAATTAGTGTTTTTGAAATAGTAACTAAAATGATTTTATACTATTTGCACGAAAGAGTTTGGTACAGAATTAAATTTGGAGTAAGTAGAGAAGATGAGTACTAA
- the cysC gene encoding adenylyl-sulfate kinase, with the protein MSTNIFKQDFYVSRNHREKLMNQKSILIWFTGLSGSGKSTVANALESKLHSLNFKTYTLDGDNVRGGLNNNLSFSDEDRSENIRRIAEVSKLFLDAGTIIIACFVSPFEKDRQLVKQIVGNEDYVEVFVDTPIEECEKRDVKGLYKKARLGEIKDFTGISSPYEAPKNPDILIDTSKLSIENSVNLIFEKINDKIKLNE; encoded by the coding sequence ATGAGTACTAATATTTTTAAACAAGATTTTTACGTTAGTAGAAATCATAGAGAAAAATTGATGAATCAAAAATCAATATTAATTTGGTTTACAGGTTTATCTGGTTCTGGAAAATCTACAGTTGCAAATGCTCTTGAAAGTAAACTTCATTCTTTAAATTTTAAAACTTACACTTTAGATGGTGATAATGTTAGGGGTGGATTAAATAATAATTTGTCTTTTAGTGATGAAGATAGAAGTGAAAACATTAGAAGAATAGCTGAAGTTTCTAAGCTTTTTTTAGATGCAGGAACAATTATAATAGCTTGTTTCGTTTCTCCATTTGAAAAAGATAGACAATTGGTAAAACAAATTGTCGGTAATGAAGATTATGTTGAAGTTTTTGTTGATACACCAATTGAAGAATGTGAAAAAAGAGATGTAAAAGGATTGTATAAAAAAGCTCGATTAGGTGAAATTAAAGATTTTACTGGAATTTCTTCGCCTTATGAAGCTCCAAAAAATCCAGATATATTAATAGATACATCAAAGTTAAGTATAGAAAATTCAGTAAATTTGATTTTTGAAAAGATTAATGATAAAATAAAGCTAAATGAGTAA
- the cysD gene encoding sulfate adenylyltransferase subunit CysD, producing the protein MSKYYLNYLDELEAEAIFILREVWAQFQNPVILFSGGKDSIVVTHLARKAFYPSPIPFPLMHVDTGHNFPETMQFRDDLVNELGAKLIVGSVQGSIDKGRVAEEKGKNASRNALQTTTLLDTIEDNKIDCAIGGGRRDEEKARAKERFFSHRDDFGQWDPKNQRPELWNLLNGKHFQGEHFRAFPISNWTELDVWNYIKRENIAIPSLYFSHQREVVWRNDSWIPNSEFLKLEENEKIEVKTIRFRTLGDITITGGIESDADTLAKIVEEVSTMRLTERGNRADDKRSESAMEDRKRQGYF; encoded by the coding sequence ATGAGTAAGTATTATTTAAACTATTTAGACGAATTAGAAGCAGAAGCAATATTTATATTGCGTGAAGTTTGGGCGCAATTTCAAAATCCTGTTATTTTATTCTCAGGAGGAAAAGACTCTATTGTAGTGACTCATTTAGCAAGAAAAGCATTTTATCCTTCGCCTATTCCTTTTCCTTTAATGCATGTCGATACAGGTCACAATTTTCCTGAAACAATGCAATTTAGAGATGATTTGGTTAATGAATTAGGTGCTAAATTAATCGTAGGTTCGGTTCAAGGTTCAATCGATAAAGGTCGAGTAGCTGAAGAGAAAGGAAAAAATGCATCAAGAAACGCATTACAAACTACAACTTTGTTAGATACTATAGAGGATAATAAAATTGATTGTGCAATAGGTGGTGGAAGAAGAGATGAAGAAAAAGCACGTGCTAAAGAACGTTTTTTTTCACATCGTGACGATTTTGGTCAATGGGATCCTAAAAATCAACGCCCAGAATTATGGAATTTGCTAAACGGAAAGCATTTTCAGGGCGAACATTTTAGAGCTTTTCCTATAAGTAACTGGACAGAATTAGACGTTTGGAATTATATCAAAAGAGAAAATATCGCCATTCCTTCATTATACTTTTCACACCAAAGAGAAGTGGTTTGGAGAAACGATTCTTGGATTCCAAATTCTGAATTTTTAAAATTAGAGGAAAACGAAAAAATTGAAGTGAAAACCATTCGTTTTAGAACACTTGGTGATATAACGATTACCGGTGGAATTGAATCGGATGCTGATACTTTAGCTAAAATTGTAGAGGAAGTTTCTACAATGCGTTTAACAGAAAGAGGAAATAGAGCTGATGACAAACGCTCAGAATCGGCAATGGAAGATAGAAAAAGACAAGGTTACTTTTAA
- a CDS encoding SDR family oxidoreductase encodes MEEKITILVTGGAGFIGSNLTEYFLCKGYHVVCLDNFSTGHYKNIQDFLNHPSYKLIEGDIRDFETCKEAVKNVDYVLHQAALGSVPRSINDPITSNEVNVGGFLNMLVASRDAKVKRFVYAASSSTYGDLENLPKIENEIGKPLSPYAITKYVNELYAEVFSKTYGIETIGLRYFNVFGKRQDPKGTYAAVIPKFVMQFMKYESPIINGDGNFSRDFTYIDNVIQMNELAMLTNNPKAVNTVYNTAYGERTTLNDLVVCLREYLSEFDSKIKGVQVIHGPNRIGDIPHSLASVQKAKELLNYIPKYSMQEGLKEAVQWYWKNLK; translated from the coding sequence TTGGAAGAGAAAATAACCATATTAGTTACTGGAGGTGCTGGATTTATTGGATCGAATTTAACCGAGTATTTTTTATGCAAAGGTTACCATGTAGTGTGTCTGGATAATTTTTCAACAGGTCATTATAAAAATATTCAAGATTTTCTTAATCATCCTAGTTATAAATTAATCGAAGGGGATATTAGAGACTTTGAAACATGTAAAGAAGCTGTTAAAAATGTAGATTATGTTCTTCATCAAGCAGCTTTAGGTAGTGTGCCAAGATCTATTAATGATCCAATAACTTCAAATGAAGTTAATGTAGGTGGCTTTTTAAATATGTTAGTTGCATCGAGGGACGCAAAAGTAAAACGATTTGTTTATGCTGCTAGCTCTTCGACTTATGGAGATTTAGAAAACCTACCAAAAATTGAAAATGAAATTGGGAAACCTTTATCTCCTTATGCTATTACAAAGTACGTAAATGAGCTATATGCTGAAGTTTTTAGTAAAACTTATGGAATTGAAACTATTGGATTAAGATATTTTAATGTTTTTGGAAAAAGACAAGATCCAAAAGGTACTTACGCAGCAGTTATACCAAAATTTGTAATGCAATTTATGAAATATGAAAGTCCTATTATAAATGGAGATGGAAATTTTTCAAGGGATTTTACTTACATTGATAATGTGATTCAAATGAATGAATTAGCAATGCTTACAAATAATCCAAAAGCTGTAAATACGGTTTATAACACTGCATATGGAGAACGAACTACTTTGAATGATTTAGTTGTTTGTTTAAGAGAATATTTATCAGAATTTGACTCAAAAATAAAAGGAGTTCAGGTAATTCATGGACCTAATAGAATTGGTGATATTCCTCATTCATTAGCTAGTGTACAAAAAGCAAAAGAGTTATTAAATTATATACCAAAATATTCAATGCAAGAAGGCCTTAAAGAGGCTGTTCAGTGGTATTGGAAAAATTTAAAATAA
- a CDS encoding UDP-glucose 6-dehydrogenase yields MITKICCIGAGYVGGPTMAVIAQKCPHIKVTVVDLNQERINAWNDNDLSKLPVYEPGLDSVVKEARGRNLFFSTEVDHAIEEAEMIFISVNTPTKTYGVGKGMAADLKYIELCARQIARVAKTDKIVVEKSTLPVRTAQAIKDILDNTGNGVQFQILSNPEFLAEGTAIEDLFAPDRVLIGGETSPEGEKAVQALVDVYANWVPKDRILTTNVWSSELSKLTANAFLAQRVSSINAMSELCEKTGADVNEVAKAIGMDSRIGPKFLKSSVGFGGSCFQKDILNMVYIAKSYGLNEVADYWEQVIIMNDHQKRRFAKNIIKTLYNTVSGKKIAFLGWAFKKDTNDTRESAAIYVADDLLSEQAHIAIFDPKVEPEQIHFDLNYLDTRSKEENAKGVSIETDPYETCKDAHAIAVLTEWDEFKTYDWQKIYDNMLKPAFVFDGRNILDGKELEKIGFKYQGIGK; encoded by the coding sequence ATGATTACAAAAATTTGTTGTATCGGAGCAGGGTATGTTGGAGGCCCAACAATGGCGGTAATTGCTCAAAAATGCCCTCATATTAAAGTGACGGTTGTTGATTTAAATCAAGAAAGAATTAATGCATGGAATGATAATGATTTATCAAAACTTCCCGTTTATGAACCAGGATTAGATTCTGTTGTAAAAGAAGCGCGTGGAAGAAATTTATTTTTTTCTACAGAAGTTGACCATGCTATTGAAGAAGCTGAAATGATTTTTATTTCGGTTAATACACCTACAAAAACTTACGGTGTAGGAAAAGGTATGGCCGCCGATTTAAAATATATTGAACTTTGTGCAAGGCAAATTGCAAGAGTTGCTAAAACAGATAAAATAGTTGTTGAAAAATCGACATTGCCTGTCAGAACGGCTCAAGCAATTAAAGATATTTTAGATAATACAGGTAATGGAGTGCAATTTCAGATATTATCAAATCCAGAATTTTTAGCTGAAGGAACAGCAATTGAAGATCTATTTGCACCAGATAGAGTTTTAATTGGAGGAGAAACTTCTCCTGAAGGAGAAAAGGCTGTTCAGGCTCTAGTTGATGTTTATGCCAATTGGGTGCCAAAAGATAGAATTTTAACGACTAATGTTTGGTCGTCTGAACTTTCTAAATTAACTGCTAATGCATTCTTGGCACAACGCGTTTCTTCAATAAACGCTATGAGTGAGTTGTGTGAAAAAACTGGTGCTGATGTTAATGAGGTAGCAAAAGCAATTGGAATGGATAGTAGAATTGGTCCTAAATTTTTAAAATCTTCTGTTGGTTTTGGGGGTTCTTGTTTTCAAAAGGATATTTTAAATATGGTTTATATCGCTAAATCATATGGATTGAATGAAGTTGCGGATTATTGGGAACAAGTAATCATTATGAACGATCACCAAAAAAGAAGATTTGCCAAAAACATTATTAAAACTTTATACAATACAGTTTCGGGTAAAAAAATCGCTTTCTTAGGATGGGCATTCAAAAAAGATACAAACGATACTAGGGAATCTGCTGCAATCTATGTTGCCGATGATTTATTGTCAGAACAAGCTCATATTGCTATTTTTGATCCAAAAGTAGAACCAGAACAAATTCATTTCGATTTGAATTATTTGGATACACGTTCTAAAGAAGAAAATGCAAAGGGTGTTTCTATTGAAACAGATCCTTATGAAACTTGTAAAGATGCACATGCAATAGCAGTTTTAACAGAATGGGATGAATTCAAAACATACGATTGGCAAAAAATATATGACAATATGTTGAAGCCAGCTTTTGTTTTTGATGGAAGAAATATTTTAGACGGTAAAGAATTAGAAAAAATAGGTTTTAAATACCAAGGAATAGGGAAATAA
- a CDS encoding sulfate adenylyltransferase subunit 1, with protein sequence MQIDNNQLLRLATAGSVDDGKSTLIGRLLYDSKSIFEDQVAAIENTSKKRGYDGVDLALFTDGLRDEREQGITIDVAYRYFTTPKRKFIIADTPGHIQYTRNMVTGASTANVAIILIDARKGVIEQTKRHSYIASLLQIPHVIVCVNKMDLVEYSEEVFNNIVTDYEGFSSKLLIKDIRFIPISALEGDNVVNESQNMNWFKGSPLLDTLETMHISSDNNKIDARFAVQTVLRPQKDEFIDYRGYAGRILSGIYRTGDEVTILPSGFTSKIKTIDFYKDSLKEAFAPMSVSITLEDDIDVSRGDMIVKSNNKPQQSQEFDAMICWLNGKSAQPRAKYSILHTSNEQKAMIKEVVYKVNINTYERIEDDQDLNMNDIGRIKIKTTRPVMMDSYRENRYTGSFILIDEGTNETVAAGMIIN encoded by the coding sequence ATGCAAATAGATAACAATCAACTATTACGATTAGCTACAGCAGGTAGTGTTGATGATGGAAAAAGTACATTAATTGGTAGATTACTTTACGATTCAAAATCAATTTTTGAAGACCAGGTAGCCGCTATTGAAAATACAAGTAAAAAAAGAGGATACGATGGTGTAGATTTGGCTTTGTTCACTGACGGACTTCGTGATGAACGTGAGCAAGGAATTACAATTGATGTAGCGTATCGTTATTTTACAACACCAAAAAGAAAATTTATTATTGCCGATACACCAGGACATATTCAATACACACGAAATATGGTTACTGGAGCTTCAACGGCAAATGTTGCCATTATTTTAATTGATGCACGTAAAGGAGTTATCGAACAAACGAAACGTCATTCTTATATAGCTTCTTTATTACAAATTCCACATGTAATTGTTTGTGTAAACAAGATGGATTTAGTTGAGTATTCTGAAGAAGTGTTCAACAATATTGTTACTGATTACGAAGGATTCTCATCTAAATTATTAATAAAAGATATTCGTTTTATTCCTATTAGTGCTTTAGAAGGCGACAATGTGGTGAACGAATCTCAAAATATGAATTGGTTTAAAGGTTCTCCATTATTAGATACTTTAGAAACCATGCACATTAGTAGTGATAATAATAAAATTGATGCTCGTTTTGCAGTTCAAACAGTATTGCGTCCGCAAAAAGATGAGTTTATCGATTATAGAGGTTATGCAGGTAGAATTTTAAGTGGGATTTATAGAACGGGAGATGAAGTAACTATTCTACCTTCAGGATTTACTTCAAAAATTAAAACTATTGATTTTTATAAAGATTCTTTAAAAGAAGCTTTTGCACCCATGTCGGTATCTATTACTTTAGAAGATGATATTGATGTAAGTCGAGGGGATATGATTGTAAAATCAAACAACAAACCACAACAATCTCAAGAATTTGATGCTATGATTTGTTGGTTAAATGGAAAATCAGCCCAGCCAAGAGCAAAATATTCAATTCTTCATACTTCAAATGAGCAGAAAGCCATGATTAAAGAAGTAGTTTATAAAGTAAATATAAATACTTATGAACGAATTGAAGACGATCAAGATTTGAATATGAATGATATTGGACGAATTAAAATTAAAACTACAAGACCAGTTATGATGGATTCTTACAGAGAAAACAGATATACAGGTAGTTTTATTTTAATTGATGAAGGTACTAATGAAACTGTTGCGGCAGGAATGATAATAAACTAA
- the cysQ gene encoding 3'(2'),5'-bisphosphate nucleotidase CysQ: MNLDKNQNIAIQAAVEAGYKIVEIYNSFNGEVVSKDDNSPLTIADKESNEIIKNFLLQTEIPIISEEIKNADFSERKNWNLCWIVDPLDGTKEFIKRNGQFTVNIALVENGKPVFGVIYVPVTKELYVGFVNEGKSLFYKVIDDKFSIDDFINNSSELKPIKANKTINVVCSNSHLNEETQVYIDSLKQQFEVVNSVNAGSSLKFCLVASGKAQVYPRLAPTMEWDTAAGQAICNAVGVKVISQETNEELLYNKENLLNPSFIVSI; encoded by the coding sequence ATGAATTTAGATAAAAATCAAAATATAGCGATTCAAGCTGCAGTAGAAGCGGGTTACAAAATTGTTGAAATTTACAATAGTTTTAATGGAGAGGTAGTTTCAAAAGATGATAATTCGCCACTAACAATTGCAGATAAAGAGTCAAATGAAATAATTAAAAATTTTTTACTTCAAACAGAAATACCAATTATAAGTGAAGAAATCAAAAATGCTGATTTTTCTGAACGAAAAAATTGGAATTTATGTTGGATTGTTGATCCACTTGATGGAACTAAAGAGTTCATTAAAAGAAATGGACAATTCACGGTAAATATTGCTTTAGTAGAAAATGGGAAACCTGTTTTCGGAGTGATTTATGTTCCAGTTACTAAGGAATTATATGTTGGATTTGTAAATGAAGGTAAAAGCCTATTTTACAAAGTAATAGATGATAAATTTTCAATAGACGATTTTATTAATAATTCTTCAGAATTAAAGCCAATTAAAGCCAATAAAACTATCAATGTAGTTTGTAGTAATTCTCATTTGAATGAAGAAACTCAAGTTTATATTGATAGTTTAAAGCAACAATTTGAAGTTGTAAATAGTGTAAATGCAGGAAGTTCGTTAAAGTTTTGTTTAGTAGCATCGGGGAAAGCACAAGTTTACCCTCGCTTAGCGCCAACTATGGAATGGGATACAGCAGCTGGACAAGCAATTTGTAATGCAGTTGGTGTTAAAGTAATTTCTCAAGAAACGAATGAAGAATTGCTTTATAATAAAGAAAATTTGTTGAATCCAAGTTTTATTGTAAGTATTTAA
- a CDS encoding nucleotide sugar dehydrogenase, giving the protein MNSKIAIIGLGYVGLPLARLFATKYAVVGFDINQSRIEQLNNGVDTTLEVENEVLQSVLKSSNSNEVGLYNSNQLNDIAECNFYIVTVPTPVDKHNKPDLSPLYKASETVGKVLKKGDVVVYESTVYPGVTEEECIPVLEKISGLKFNVDFFAGYSPERINPGDKEHTVDKILKVTSGSTPQVGQKVDALYKSVITAGTHLAPTIKVAEAAKVIENSQRDINIAFVNELAKIFNLLEIDTHAVLQAAGTKWNFLPFKPGLVGGHCIGVDPYYLAQKAQEKGYHPEIILAGRRLNDSMGEYVASQVVKQMIKKGVSVNGAEVLMLGITFKENCPDVRNTKIVDVIAALEDYGIKVTTFDPWANPLEVKHEYNISSTTELPKSKYDAVVLGVAHKEFNAIDFSLLRKPKSILYDVKGVLGEVADGRL; this is encoded by the coding sequence ATGAATTCTAAAATTGCAATAATAGGATTAGGATATGTTGGTTTACCTTTAGCTAGGTTGTTTGCAACAAAATATGCTGTTGTAGGCTTTGATATTAATCAGTCTAGAATTGAGCAATTAAATAATGGTGTGGATACAACATTAGAAGTTGAAAACGAAGTATTACAATCTGTTTTAAAGAGTTCAAATTCTAACGAAGTAGGATTGTATAATTCAAATCAGTTAAATGATATCGCTGAGTGCAATTTTTATATTGTAACAGTTCCAACGCCTGTTGATAAGCACAATAAACCCGATTTATCGCCATTGTATAAAGCAAGTGAGACTGTAGGAAAGGTTTTAAAAAAGGGAGATGTTGTAGTTTATGAATCTACAGTTTATCCTGGTGTTACTGAAGAAGAATGTATTCCAGTTTTAGAGAAAATATCAGGATTAAAATTTAATGTTGATTTTTTTGCAGGATATTCACCAGAAAGAATTAATCCAGGTGATAAAGAGCATACTGTTGATAAAATTTTAAAAGTAACTTCAGGTTCCACTCCTCAAGTTGGCCAAAAAGTTGATGCACTTTACAAAAGTGTAATAACTGCAGGTACGCATTTAGCGCCTACAATTAAGGTTGCTGAGGCTGCAAAAGTGATTGAAAATTCCCAACGTGATATTAATATTGCTTTTGTAAACGAATTAGCTAAGATTTTTAATTTATTAGAAATAGATACTCATGCAGTATTACAAGCAGCTGGTACAAAATGGAATTTTCTACCATTTAAACCAGGTTTAGTTGGCGGACATTGTATAGGAGTCGATCCTTATTATTTGGCACAAAAAGCACAAGAGAAAGGATATCATCCAGAAATTATCCTTGCCGGTAGAAGATTAAATGACTCTATGGGTGAATATGTGGCCTCTCAAGTAGTAAAGCAAATGATTAAAAAGGGTGTTAGTGTAAATGGAGCTGAGGTTTTAATGTTGGGAATAACTTTTAAAGAAAATTGCCCTGATGTTAGAAACACTAAGATTGTTGATGTAATTGCTGCATTAGAAGATTACGGAATAAAAGTAACGACTTTTGATCCTTGGGCTAATCCTTTGGAAGTGAAACATGAATACAACATTTCAAGTACTACTGAATTACCAAAAAGTAAATATGATGCAGTGGTTTTAGGTGTTGCACATAAAGAATTTAATGCTATTGACTTTTCATTATTGAGAAAGCCAAAAAGTATTCTTTATGATGTAAAAGGTGTTTTAGGTGAAGTTGCTGATGGAAGATTGTAA